A window of Pedobacter lusitanus contains these coding sequences:
- a CDS encoding efflux RND transporter permease subunit, producing the protein MNKFIKTIIGFSLKNKIFIFFATLVMILAGYLSFKHTTIEAFPDVTNTNVTIITQWPGRSAEEVEKFVTRPLEIAMNPTEKRTSIRSSSLFGLSIVKITFEDDVDYAFARVQVNNHIAEADLPSGIEPEVQPPYGPTGEIFRYTLKSDKKSIRELKTLQDWVVQRELLSVPGIADVVSFGGEVKTYQITVDPQKSIQYGVTAAELFEAVSKSNINVGGDVINQGGQAYVVRGIGVLNNIDEINNVIVDNVNGTPVYVKTIADVSESALPRLGQVGRDNDPDVVEGIVVMRKGENPSEVLTRLKEKIKDINENILPGDVKINTFYDRENLVNFAIHTVMHNMMEGIIFVTVIVFLFMADWRTTLIVSIIIPLALLFAFICLKLKGMSANLLSMGAIDFGIIIDGAVVMVEGIFVALDHRAQATGMQKFNGLSKLGIIKRACLENGKGIFFAKLIIITGLLPIFTFEKVEGKMFSPLAWTLSFALLGALILTFTLVPALASVLLKKDVKEKHNFFLRAITNGTLRFYNACFKVRKMVFGISLVVLVMGLFCFKFLGTEFLPSLDEGSIYVRASAPLSISLDETKKLSNEIRKIFLHFDEVKQVVSQTGRPNDGTDATGFYNMEFLVDIYPKDEWKRHESKEQLIERMQDRLKGYPGISLNFSQPISDNVEEAVSGVKGSIVVKMFGNDFGFIEKQEEKIENILKSVKGIEDLGILRNLGQPELQINLDQTKMALYGVRTEDANAVIEMAIGGKAATQIYEGERKFALRIRYPDSFRQNEESIGNLRIQSLSGAKVPLSEISTIKKVTGPSIIYRDKHERYGAIKFSIRGRDMGSTIAEAQAKVNAAIKLPKAYKLQWAGDFENQQRATARLSQAVPISLLLIFFILFVLFGNIKDSLLVLNNVPFAMVGGVLALLASGVNFNISAGIGFIALFGICVQNGVILLTKFKSNIAELKYHPTWTFADALRDGIATRLRPVIMTAMMAAIGLMPAALSTGIGSEASKPLAIVVIGGLITNTLFSLFVYPIVFFWAYHKKARHLTETRDTAGVAHH; encoded by the coding sequence ATGAATAAATTCATTAAGACGATCATAGGTTTTTCCCTAAAAAACAAGATCTTCATTTTCTTTGCTACCCTGGTGATGATCCTGGCTGGTTACCTGAGCTTTAAGCACACAACCATCGAGGCGTTTCCGGATGTAACCAATACCAATGTTACGATCATTACCCAATGGCCGGGCCGTAGTGCCGAAGAAGTAGAAAAATTTGTGACCAGACCTCTGGAGATAGCCATGAATCCTACAGAAAAAAGAACCAGTATACGTTCTTCTTCCCTGTTCGGTTTATCTATCGTAAAAATCACTTTTGAAGATGACGTAGATTATGCCTTTGCCAGGGTACAGGTGAATAACCATATAGCAGAAGCAGATCTTCCTTCAGGTATAGAACCTGAGGTTCAGCCTCCTTACGGGCCAACCGGTGAGATTTTCCGCTATACTTTAAAAAGCGACAAAAAATCAATCCGGGAATTAAAAACATTACAGGACTGGGTAGTGCAGAGAGAGTTACTTTCTGTGCCTGGCATTGCCGATGTAGTAAGTTTTGGCGGGGAAGTAAAAACCTATCAGATTACTGTAGATCCGCAGAAATCCATTCAGTACGGAGTTACTGCAGCTGAACTTTTTGAGGCAGTTTCCAAAAGTAATATTAACGTTGGCGGTGATGTGATTAATCAGGGTGGCCAGGCTTATGTAGTACGCGGAATCGGTGTGCTGAATAACATTGACGAGATCAACAATGTTATTGTTGATAATGTAAACGGTACCCCAGTTTACGTAAAAACTATAGCAGACGTTTCAGAGAGTGCTTTACCCAGATTAGGTCAGGTAGGCAGGGATAATGATCCTGATGTCGTTGAAGGGATTGTAGTGATGCGTAAGGGAGAAAATCCAAGTGAAGTACTGACCCGTTTAAAAGAGAAGATTAAAGATATCAACGAAAACATTCTTCCGGGTGATGTAAAGATCAATACTTTCTATGACAGAGAGAACCTGGTCAACTTTGCCATCCATACAGTAATGCACAATATGATGGAGGGAATTATCTTCGTTACGGTTATTGTGTTCCTGTTTATGGCAGACTGGCGGACAACACTGATTGTGTCTATCATTATTCCGCTGGCACTGTTATTCGCTTTTATCTGTTTGAAATTAAAAGGCATGTCTGCCAACCTGTTGTCGATGGGGGCGATTGACTTTGGTATCATCATAGACGGGGCCGTCGTGATGGTCGAAGGTATATTTGTTGCGCTGGATCACCGTGCACAGGCTACCGGAATGCAGAAATTCAATGGTCTGAGTAAACTGGGTATTATTAAAAGAGCCTGTCTGGAAAACGGTAAAGGGATCTTTTTTGCCAAGCTGATTATCATTACTGGTTTACTGCCTATTTTCACTTTTGAGAAAGTAGAAGGAAAAATGTTCTCTCCGCTGGCATGGACTCTGAGTTTTGCCTTACTGGGTGCATTAATACTGACTTTCACACTGGTTCCCGCTCTGGCAAGTGTACTGCTGAAAAAAGATGTAAAAGAAAAACATAATTTCTTTCTCAGGGCAATTACCAATGGAACGTTGAGGTTCTATAATGCCTGTTTCAAGGTGAGGAAAATGGTTTTTGGGATATCACTTGTTGTGCTTGTAATGGGTCTTTTCTGTTTTAAATTTTTAGGTACAGAATTCCTGCCGTCACTTGATGAAGGTTCCATTTATGTAAGAGCAAGTGCACCATTAAGTATTTCATTAGATGAAACCAAGAAACTCTCCAACGAGATCCGTAAAATCTTCCTTCATTTTGATGAGGTTAAACAGGTGGTTTCCCAAACCGGAAGACCTAATGATGGTACCGACGCTACAGGATTTTACAATATGGAGTTCCTGGTAGATATTTATCCTAAAGATGAGTGGAAACGTCATGAGAGTAAAGAACAGCTCATTGAGCGTATGCAGGACAGATTAAAGGGTTATCCGGGTATCAGTCTCAACTTCTCCCAGCCTATATCTGATAACGTGGAAGAAGCAGTATCAGGGGTAAAAGGATCTATTGTAGTAAAGATGTTCGGAAATGATTTCGGTTTTATTGAAAAACAGGAAGAAAAGATCGAGAATATTCTGAAATCAGTGAAAGGAATTGAAGATTTAGGTATTCTGAGAAACCTTGGACAGCCTGAATTACAGATTAACCTGGACCAGACTAAAATGGCTCTGTACGGCGTCAGAACTGAAGATGCCAATGCAGTAATTGAAATGGCCATTGGTGGAAAAGCAGCAACCCAGATTTATGAAGGTGAACGTAAATTTGCCCTGAGAATCAGATATCCGGATTCTTTCAGACAAAATGAAGAATCTATCGGTAATCTGAGGATACAAAGTCTTTCTGGTGCAAAAGTACCATTGAGTGAGATTTCAACTATTAAAAAAGTAACCGGACCTAGTATTATCTATCGTGATAAACATGAAAGATATGGTGCAATCAAATTCTCTATTCGTGGCAGAGATATGGGAAGTACCATTGCCGAAGCACAGGCTAAAGTAAATGCTGCGATCAAACTACCTAAAGCCTATAAATTACAATGGGCAGGTGATTTCGAAAATCAGCAGCGTGCAACAGCAAGGTTATCACAGGCAGTGCCAATCAGTTTACTGCTGATTTTCTTTATCCTGTTCGTCCTGTTCGGAAACATCAAAGATTCACTGCTGGTATTAAACAACGTACCATTTGCAATGGTTGGTGGTGTTTTAGCCCTGCTTGCTTCCGGAGTCAACTTTAATATCTCTGCAGGTATAGGTTTCATAGCATTATTTGGTATATGTGTACAGAACGGAGTGATTTTACTGACCAAGTTCAAGTCAAATATAGCCGAGCTGAAATACCATCCAACCTGGACCTTTGCAGATGCCTTAAGAGATGGGATTGCGACCAGACTGCGGCCGGTAATCATGACAGCTATGATGGCCGCTATCGGTCTGATGCCTGCTGCCTTATCAACCGGCATTGGTTCAGAAGCTTCAAAACCTTTAGCGATTGTAGTTATCGGAGGGTTAATCACCAATACCTTATTCAGTTTATTTGTATATCCGATTGTATTTTTCTGGGCTTATCATAAAAAAGCGAGACACCTGACTGAAACCAGGGATACTGCCGGAGTTGCCCATCATTAA
- a CDS encoding TetR/AcrR family transcriptional regulator, translating to MKNKENTKRKLLDAVGVILKKDGFSGLGVNKVAKLSGVSKILIYRYFGDFNQMVRCYVIENNFWTNNLAEPSVSEGSTPSMQELIKDLLNERFTSFYNHCEMEAMVLNNTSDYNPVIKKKSGKSRLQNRKMQAIKEPGYNNCISYFDVVSTLLVAGTNHLVLGGYSEKKIELLNSIEKIIEWTFGDNVKDKDYN from the coding sequence ATGAAAAATAAGGAAAATACGAAAAGGAAGTTATTGGACGCAGTAGGAGTGATTCTTAAAAAAGATGGCTTCAGCGGATTAGGTGTTAATAAAGTGGCTAAACTTTCGGGAGTATCAAAAATCCTGATTTACCGGTATTTTGGCGATTTTAATCAGATGGTAAGATGTTATGTCATAGAAAATAATTTCTGGACAAATAATCTGGCAGAACCTTCTGTTTCTGAAGGGAGTACACCTTCGATGCAGGAATTGATCAAAGACCTTTTAAATGAGCGGTTCACATCTTTTTATAATCATTGTGAAATGGAAGCGATGGTGCTGAACAATACCTCTGATTATAATCCGGTTATAAAAAAAAAATCAGGTAAAAGTCGTTTGCAAAACAGAAAAATGCAGGCTATAAAGGAACCGGGGTATAATAATTGTATCAGTTATTTTGACGTAGTTTCCACTTTGCTTGTTGCCGGCACCAACCATCTTGTTTTAGGGGGATACAGTGAAAAGAAAATAGAATTACTGAATTCTATAGAAAAGATCATAGAATGGACATTCGGAGACAATGTAAAGGATAAGGATTACAATTAA
- the ychF gene encoding redox-regulated ATPase YchF, protein MALQCGIVGLPNVGKSTLFNCLSNAKAQAANFPFCTIEPNVGIITVPDERLTKLAELVKPNRVVPNTIEIVDIAGLVKGASKGEGLGNQFLGNIRATNAIIHVLRCFDDGNVIHVDGSVDPIRDKEIIDTELQLKDLDTVEKRIQKVEKLAKTDKDAKKTFEILSVIKPHLESGKSVRSAALTAEDFDFIQDLGLLTQKPVMYVCNVDENSVINGNAYVDLVKENVKGENAEVLIISAKIESEIAELESYEERQEFLSDLGLTESGVNKLIVAAYRLLNLYTYFTSGVQEVRAWTITKGFTAPQAAGVIHTDFEKGFIRAEVIKYNDFITLGSENACKEAGKLGVEGKAYIVEDGDIMHFRFNV, encoded by the coding sequence ATGGCATTACAATGTGGGATAGTTGGTTTACCAAATGTTGGAAAATCTACCTTATTTAACTGTTTATCAAACGCAAAAGCTCAGGCTGCAAATTTTCCTTTCTGTACAATCGAACCTAATGTAGGTATAATTACGGTTCCTGATGAACGTTTAACCAAGCTTGCAGAGCTGGTAAAACCAAATCGCGTAGTTCCGAATACAATTGAAATTGTTGACATCGCTGGTTTGGTAAAAGGTGCATCAAAAGGTGAAGGATTAGGAAACCAGTTTTTGGGAAATATCCGGGCAACAAATGCAATCATCCATGTTCTTCGTTGTTTTGACGATGGAAACGTAATCCATGTGGATGGTTCTGTTGATCCGATCCGTGATAAAGAAATTATCGATACTGAATTACAGCTTAAGGATTTGGATACTGTTGAAAAACGGATTCAGAAAGTGGAGAAACTGGCAAAAACAGATAAAGACGCAAAAAAGACTTTCGAAATTCTAAGCGTGATCAAACCTCATCTGGAAAGTGGAAAATCTGTTCGTTCGGCAGCTTTGACTGCAGAAGACTTTGATTTCATCCAGGATTTAGGCCTGTTAACACAGAAGCCGGTAATGTACGTTTGTAATGTAGATGAAAACTCTGTAATTAACGGAAACGCTTATGTTGACCTGGTTAAGGAAAACGTTAAGGGTGAAAATGCAGAAGTACTAATTATCTCGGCTAAAATTGAATCTGAAATCGCTGAGCTGGAAAGCTATGAAGAGCGTCAGGAATTCCTTTCAGATCTGGGATTGACTGAGTCTGGTGTAAATAAACTGATTGTAGCAGCTTACCGTTTACTGAACTTATATACTTATTTCACTTCAGGTGTACAGGAAGTCAGAGCATGGACAATTACTAAAGGTTTTACCGCGCCTCAGGCAGCTGGTGTAATCCACACAGACTTTGAAAAAGGTTTTATCCGTGCAGAGGTTATTAAATATAATGACTTCATCACACTGGGTTCAGAAAACGCTTGTAAAGAAGCTGGAAAACTTGGTGTTGAAGGTAAAGCATACATCGTTGAAGATGGTGATATTATGCACTTCCGTTTCAACGTATAA
- the mgtE gene encoding magnesium transporter: MEEKVVEEVVELIERDEDGQLKEYLDALNISDVEHLIDELPQYAVKFIDTLSVKRAVNVFRILDFPTQEKIIKKLPGEKLAQLINLLPPDDRTSLFSELKGDAVKKLIILLPAKDRVEALSLLGYKEDSVGRLMTPDYIAVKTDWTVKRVLEHIRKYGKDSETIDVVYVIDENGILLDDIRIREILLANPEVPVGELTDNRSIALNANDPQEEAINVFRMNNRVALPVTDDNHVLLGIVTVDDILWIANEEYTEDMHKIGGTQALDEPYLDMPIFGLFKRRIGWLVVLFLGEMLTATAMAHFEADIAKAVVLAMFVPLIISSGGNSGSQASTLIIQAMALGEITIGDWWRVMRREIISGLMLGLVLGSIGFLRIFVWTLFSNLYGPHWALIGVTVGVALVGVVLWGSLAGSMLPLLLKKLGADPATSSAPFVATLVDVTGLIIYFSVAVMFLTGVLL, encoded by the coding sequence ATGGAAGAAAAGGTTGTTGAAGAAGTTGTTGAACTAATTGAGCGTGATGAGGATGGACAGTTAAAAGAGTATTTAGATGCGCTTAATATCTCTGACGTCGAACATCTGATAGACGAACTTCCGCAATACGCAGTTAAATTCATAGATACACTGTCGGTTAAAAGGGCAGTTAATGTTTTTAGAATTCTGGATTTTCCTACTCAGGAAAAAATTATAAAAAAACTTCCCGGTGAAAAACTTGCACAGCTGATTAATCTGCTGCCTCCTGATGACAGAACCTCTTTGTTTTCTGAACTTAAGGGGGATGCAGTCAAGAAACTGATTATTCTTTTACCAGCCAAAGACAGAGTAGAAGCTTTATCGCTGCTGGGTTATAAAGAAGACAGTGTTGGCCGTTTAATGACGCCAGACTATATCGCAGTTAAAACAGACTGGACTGTTAAAAGGGTATTGGAGCATATCAGGAAATACGGGAAAGATTCGGAAACGATTGATGTCGTTTATGTAATAGACGAAAACGGAATCTTACTTGATGATATCAGAATCCGGGAAATTCTCCTGGCCAATCCGGAAGTTCCGGTTGGAGAACTTACGGATAACAGATCTATTGCACTGAATGCGAACGATCCGCAGGAAGAAGCTATTAATGTTTTCAGGATGAACAACAGGGTTGCTTTGCCGGTAACCGATGATAATCATGTGTTATTAGGTATTGTAACTGTCGATGATATTTTGTGGATTGCGAATGAGGAATATACTGAGGATATGCACAAAATAGGGGGTACCCAGGCGCTGGATGAACCTTATTTGGATATGCCTATTTTCGGGCTGTTTAAAAGGCGTATCGGCTGGCTGGTTGTACTTTTCCTTGGAGAAATGTTAACTGCAACGGCAATGGCACATTTTGAAGCGGATATAGCTAAAGCGGTTGTGCTGGCTATGTTTGTTCCGTTAATTATCTCCAGTGGGGGTAACAGCGGTTCTCAGGCATCAACACTGATTATTCAGGCTATGGCATTGGGAGAGATAACTATTGGTGACTGGTGGCGTGTAATGCGCAGAGAGATCATCTCCGGACTGATGCTTGGTCTTGTTTTAGGCTCAATAGGCTTCCTGAGGATTTTTGTATGGACGTTATTCTCTAATTTATATGGACCGCACTGGGCACTAATAGGTGTTACGGTAGGGGTGGCTCTGGTTGGCGTGGTATTGTGGGGTTCCCTTGCAGGCTCGATGCTGCCTTTGTTACTTAAAAAACTGGGGGCTGACCCGGCTACTTCGTCTGCTCCTTTTGTGGCGACACTGGTTGACGTTACCGGACTGATCATTTACTTCTCTGTAGCGGTAATGTTCCTTACAGGGGTATTACTATAA
- a CDS encoding YgaP-like transmembrane domain, producing METHKTHLKLRSGKFSIEKHQYSNVGLTERFVSVFAGALLLSRGLGNPFKPRLLYGAYLTYRGFTGHCLFYEQLGIDARRPQAINVRGEFVIDRPAGEVYNHWRNLNNLPGSLSHLMDVKMIDENLSLWKSKVLGNLIPVDWKAEIVKDEPGHLIGWKSTTDSVLRHVGKVEFDETPDGTGTILKIVISYHPPAGGVGIGVARLLNPYFEHLLTKEIKTFKHQIELPV from the coding sequence ATGGAAACTCACAAGACACATTTAAAGTTACGTTCAGGCAAATTCTCTATTGAGAAACATCAATATTCAAATGTAGGTTTGACAGAGCGTTTTGTCTCTGTATTTGCCGGGGCGCTATTATTAAGCAGAGGTCTTGGAAATCCATTTAAGCCAAGACTTTTATACGGTGCATATCTTACTTACCGGGGTTTTACCGGACATTGTCTGTTCTATGAGCAGTTAGGTATCGACGCCAGACGGCCACAGGCGATTAATGTCCGTGGTGAATTTGTAATTGACAGACCAGCCGGTGAGGTTTATAACCACTGGCGTAATCTGAATAATCTGCCAGGGAGTTTAAGTCACCTGATGGATGTTAAAATGATTGATGAAAATTTGTCCCTTTGGAAGAGCAAGGTGCTGGGAAATTTAATTCCGGTAGACTGGAAGGCAGAAATTGTAAAAGATGAACCCGGACATCTCATTGGCTGGAAATCAACTACAGATTCTGTATTGCGACATGTAGGAAAAGTAGAATTTGATGAAACACCTGACGGGACGGGTACGATCCTTAAGATTGTAATTTCTTATCATCCACCAGCAGGAGGCGTTGGGATAGGCGTTGCCAGGTTATTAAATCCTTATTTTGAGCATTTGCTAACCAAAGAAATCAAAACCTTTAAACACCAGATAGAATTACCTGTATAG
- a CDS encoding DUF5362 family protein: MDNFEEIKPELQEDAEVDALWITEDIRSYIYDAAKWTRFLSIVGFVFTAMFVMSAFSVGAIYSTLSASMPGNPLLKLGPAVLTVFYLLIGLFQFYPSFLLYKFSASATKAVLYADQPSLGEAISKLKSFFKFWGVLTIVLIALYVLMIIMVVAFAGQGAA; the protein is encoded by the coding sequence ATGGACAACTTTGAAGAAATAAAACCTGAATTACAGGAGGATGCGGAGGTAGATGCATTGTGGATTACAGAAGATATACGCAGTTATATCTATGATGCGGCGAAATGGACCAGATTTCTATCAATTGTAGGATTTGTATTTACGGCCATGTTTGTAATGTCTGCCTTCAGTGTAGGTGCAATTTATTCTACACTAAGCGCATCTATGCCAGGCAATCCCCTGTTGAAATTAGGGCCTGCAGTGCTTACTGTTTTTTACCTGCTGATTGGATTATTTCAGTTCTATCCAAGCTTCCTGTTATATAAATTTTCGGCTTCGGCCACCAAGGCTGTTTTATATGCGGATCAGCCAAGTCTTGGTGAGGCTATCAGCAAGCTGAAATCATTTTTCAAATTCTGGGGCGTACTGACTATTGTACTTATCGCACTTTATGTACTGATGATCATAATGGTCGTAGCTTTTGCCGGACAGGGTGCAGCTTAA